A window of the Pseudomonas fluorescens genome harbors these coding sequences:
- a CDS encoding NYN domain-containing protein, with protein MKKIAVFADVQNLYYTVRQAYGCHFNYAALWADVSQHGQIVEAYAYAIDRGDSKQQQFQQILRNLGFTVKLKPYIQRSDGSAKGDWDVGITLDIMDAADHVDEIVLASGDGDFDMLLERIINKHGVQAVAYGVPGLTANSLIRAASRYVPIEGALLLKN; from the coding sequence GTGAAAAAAATCGCAGTGTTCGCCGATGTGCAGAACCTCTACTACACCGTGCGTCAGGCCTATGGTTGCCACTTCAACTACGCGGCGCTGTGGGCGGATGTCAGCCAGCACGGGCAGATCGTCGAGGCCTACGCCTACGCGATCGACCGGGGCGACAGCAAACAGCAGCAGTTCCAGCAGATCCTGCGCAACCTCGGTTTCACCGTAAAACTCAAACCCTACATCCAGCGCAGCGACGGCTCGGCCAAGGGCGACTGGGACGTGGGCATCACCCTCGACATCATGGACGCCGCCGACCACGTCGACGAAATCGTCCTGGCCTCCGGTGACGGCGATTTCGACATGCTGCTCGAACGCATCATCAACAAACACGGCGTGCAAGCGGTGGCCTACGGCGTTCCCGGCCTGACCGCCAACTCGCTGATCCGCGCCGCCAGCCGTTACGTGCCGATCGAAGGCGCACTGCTGTTGAAAAATTGA
- a CDS encoding DUF2076 domain-containing protein codes for MNSEEQTLIDGLFSRLQQAETEAAPRDSLAEARIKEHLTRQPAAGYFMTQAILVQEAALKSLDEQNRQLTQQVKQLQAELQSAKAQSAPPASSGGGFLSSIFGGSNPRPAPTQSAPASTGGWREPAPQQNFGAPAPQQNFGAPPPGYGQQPAAPAAGSSFLGGALKTAAGVAGGVMLAQGISSLFHHNQQPQEIVEVIKEEPAQVNDQGNNGWGDDQRMANNDSWGNNQGGFTDTDYSDDNSSFFDDDDSFV; via the coding sequence ATGAACAGCGAAGAACAAACCCTGATCGATGGACTGTTTTCCCGGCTGCAACAGGCCGAAACGGAGGCAGCCCCGCGCGACTCACTGGCTGAAGCGCGGATCAAGGAACACCTGACGCGCCAGCCGGCCGCAGGTTATTTCATGACCCAGGCGATTCTGGTGCAGGAGGCTGCCCTCAAGAGCCTCGACGAACAGAACAGACAACTGACTCAACAGGTCAAGCAATTGCAGGCCGAACTGCAATCGGCCAAGGCGCAGAGCGCGCCGCCGGCCTCCAGCGGTGGTGGCTTCCTGTCGAGCATCTTCGGTGGCAGCAACCCGCGCCCGGCACCAACCCAGAGCGCCCCGGCCTCTACCGGCGGCTGGCGTGAACCGGCTCCGCAGCAGAACTTCGGTGCCCCCGCGCCACAACAGAACTTCGGCGCACCACCACCGGGTTATGGCCAGCAACCAGCGGCCCCGGCGGCCGGCAGCAGCTTCCTCGGCGGCGCCCTGAAAACCGCTGCCGGTGTGGCCGGTGGCGTGATGCTGGCACAAGGCATCAGCAGCCTGTTCCATCACAACCAGCAGCCGCAGGAAATCGTTGAGGTGATCAAGGAGGAGCCGGCCCAGGTCAACGATCAGGGCAACAACGGCTGGGGCGATGACCAGCGCATGGCCAACAACGATTCCTGGGGCAACAACCAGGGTGGCTTCACCGACACCGACTACAGCGATGACAACTCATCGTTCTTCGATGACGATGATTCCTTCGTCTGA
- a CDS encoding YciC family protein — translation MNAFDVLRDSLYFFKRNLGRIVQLCLPLVIFEAALQQVVDHASDPDGYSAISVIVGLLVYPLYTAALILFLDARTRGESPQTRDLLAMAARLWPRFALLTALNTLLILLGLSLYFLPGLWLMVTLAFGEYLLVLRGYGPLQAMKESLRLSRGHFLRILVCILCVMGPLWLLKGLTLQVYPDPQNPLIAVLIDSGHSFLQLFTSVVLFRLFMLISELPDKRDGIV, via the coding sequence ATGAATGCCTTCGATGTACTGCGCGACTCCCTGTATTTTTTCAAACGCAATCTGGGCCGGATCGTCCAGTTGTGTCTGCCGCTGGTGATTTTCGAAGCCGCGCTGCAACAGGTGGTCGACCATGCCAGCGACCCGGACGGTTACTCGGCGATCAGCGTGATCGTCGGCCTGCTGGTGTATCCGCTGTACACCGCCGCGCTGATTCTGTTTCTCGATGCCCGCACCCGTGGCGAATCCCCGCAAACCCGCGATCTGCTGGCGATGGCCGCTCGCCTGTGGCCGCGCTTCGCCCTTCTGACTGCGCTGAACACACTGTTGATCCTGCTCGGTCTGTCGCTGTATTTCCTGCCGGGGCTGTGGCTGATGGTCACTCTGGCCTTCGGTGAATACCTGCTGGTGCTGCGCGGTTACGGCCCGTTGCAGGCGATGAAGGAAAGCCTGCGCCTGAGCCGTGGGCATTTTCTGCGGATTCTGGTGTGCATCCTGTGTGTGATGGGGCCGCTGTGGCTGCTCAAGGGCCTGACCCTGCAGGTCTATCCCGATCCGCAGAATCCGTTGATCGCGGTGCTGATCGACAGTGGCCACAGCTTCCTGCAACTGTTCACCAGCGTGGTGCTGTTCCGCCTGTTCATGCTGATCAGCGAATTGCCCGACAAACGTGACGGAATAGTCTGA
- a CDS encoding endonuclease/exonuclease/phosphatase family protein translates to MTRLLRYILLPVLLALALIGTLIYSLTWRPDARETLPVSCTGQPPTLVPGQALKVMTWNVQYLAGKRYVFWNDLAQGDDEAPTPEDMAFSLDEVARVIRDEQPDVVLLQELDDGAKASDYQNQLKLLQERLTDLYPCSAHAFDWKADFVPDPHIFGSVGRQLATLSRYRIEHAERLQLPVQPSNIISRQFQPKNALLATTLPLSDGGQLVVFNTHLDRATQPDDTLQTQVTAVAKVLDKHESHRTPWLIGGDFNLLPLGQYRRLPVEQRTPYSVDSALHLLWDKYPMIPTNNEASGIDRAKWLTHYPNDPGLNGPDRTVDYLFYSPKIKRVEATVRQDDTLRISDHLPVIAKFLLPPN, encoded by the coding sequence ATGACCCGTCTACTGCGCTACATCCTGTTGCCCGTACTGCTCGCCCTCGCCCTGATCGGCACGCTGATCTACAGCCTGACCTGGCGCCCCGACGCCCGGGAAACCCTGCCGGTCAGTTGCACCGGGCAACCGCCGACGCTGGTACCTGGCCAGGCCCTGAAGGTCATGACCTGGAACGTGCAATACCTGGCCGGCAAGCGCTACGTGTTCTGGAATGATTTGGCGCAAGGCGACGACGAAGCCCCGACTCCGGAAGACATGGCGTTCAGCCTCGATGAAGTGGCGCGGGTGATCCGCGACGAACAGCCCGATGTGGTGCTGTTGCAGGAACTGGATGACGGCGCCAAGGCCAGTGACTATCAGAACCAGCTCAAGCTGTTGCAGGAACGCCTGACTGACCTCTACCCGTGCAGCGCCCACGCCTTCGACTGGAAGGCCGATTTCGTCCCGGACCCGCACATCTTCGGCAGCGTCGGCCGGCAACTCGCCACCCTCAGTCGCTACCGCATCGAACACGCCGAGCGCCTGCAATTGCCGGTGCAGCCGTCGAACATCATCAGCCGTCAGTTCCAGCCGAAAAACGCCCTGCTCGCCACCACTCTGCCGCTCAGCGATGGCGGACAACTGGTGGTGTTCAACACCCATCTGGATCGCGCCACCCAACCGGACGACACCTTGCAGACGCAGGTGACAGCGGTGGCCAAGGTCCTCGACAAACACGAAAGCCACCGCACGCCGTGGCTGATCGGTGGCGACTTCAACCTGTTGCCGCTCGGCCAGTACCGGCGCTTGCCGGTCGAACAGCGCACGCCCTACTCCGTGGACAGTGCGCTGCACCTGTTGTGGGACAAATACCCGATGATCCCGACCAACAACGAAGCCAGCGGCATCGACCGCGCCAAGTGGCTGACCCACTACCCCAACGACCCCGGCCTCAATGGCCCGGACCGCACGGTCGATTACCTGTTCTACAGCCCGAAGATCAAACGGGTCGAAGCCACGGTGCGGCAGGACGATACGTTGCGCATTTCCGATCATCTGCCGGTGATTGCGAAGTTCCTCCTGCCACCCAACTGA
- a CDS encoding ABC transporter ATP-binding protein, whose product MGSVTAANRRFIEPVAAPAHAAPRLQVDKVSLRYSKPGGGTFTALEEVSFEVPDQQFAVLVGPSGCGKSSLLYLTAGLAEPTSGEIYVGGQQVQGPGADRGMVFQSYTLFPWLTVRQNVEFGLKRRGMPAAKRKEIVDHYVHEVGLSGFADNYAKQLSGGMMQRVAIARALANDPQILLMDEPFGALDSQTRLQMQQLLLRVWGNSKKTVLFVTHDIDEAILLGDRVYVMGARPGRIKQILDVPIERPRTLDMVMERSFIDMKRQIFGLLHDDLEEAH is encoded by the coding sequence ATGGGCTCAGTAACCGCTGCCAACCGTCGTTTCATCGAGCCGGTCGCCGCACCGGCACACGCCGCGCCAAGGTTGCAGGTGGACAAGGTCAGCCTGCGTTACAGCAAACCCGGCGGCGGAACCTTCACCGCGCTGGAAGAAGTGTCGTTCGAAGTGCCGGATCAGCAGTTCGCGGTGCTGGTCGGGCCGTCGGGCTGCGGCAAGTCGAGTCTGCTGTACCTCACCGCTGGCCTCGCCGAGCCGACCTCCGGCGAGATCTACGTCGGCGGCCAGCAAGTGCAGGGCCCCGGCGCGGATCGCGGGATGGTGTTCCAGAGCTACACGCTGTTTCCGTGGCTGACGGTGCGGCAGAACGTCGAGTTCGGCCTCAAGCGTCGTGGGATGCCGGCGGCCAAGCGCAAGGAAATTGTCGATCACTATGTGCACGAAGTCGGCCTGTCCGGGTTTGCCGACAACTACGCCAAGCAGTTGTCCGGCGGCATGATGCAGCGGGTGGCGATTGCCCGGGCATTGGCCAACGACCCGCAGATCCTGCTGATGGACGAACCCTTCGGCGCCCTCGACAGCCAGACTCGCCTGCAAATGCAGCAGCTATTGCTGCGGGTGTGGGGCAACAGCAAGAAGACCGTGCTGTTCGTCACTCACGATATCGACGAAGCGATCCTGCTCGGCGACCGGGTGTACGTGATGGGCGCCAGGCCTGGGCGGATCAAGCAGATTCTCGACGTGCCGATCGAACGCCCACGCACGCTGGACATGGTCATGGAGCGCTCGTTCATCGACATGAAGCGGCAGATCTTCGGGCTGTTGCACGATGATCTCGAAGAAGCTCACTGA
- a CDS encoding ABC transporter permease — MFKRNSWLSRCITPKTGLPVPVVWSASGLAWVLLVGLWAGLSYGGIVPGMFLPTPGAVVEAAVRLSRDGTLGQHVWASVEVVMVGFIVSSLVAVPLGLLMGSFRIVQAFLEPMVNFIRYLPVTSFVPLFILWIGIGLEQRVSVIIFGVFFQQLVMIADVSKGISKDLINASYTLGSNRRDAVLHVIAPASLPGVLDTLRVTMGWAWTYLVVAELVAASSGLGYLSLKAMRGFQVDVIFLAIAIIGLLGLVTDQLFRFLRLRIAAWAQ; from the coding sequence ATGTTCAAGCGCAATTCATGGCTGAGCCGCTGCATCACGCCGAAGACCGGATTGCCGGTGCCGGTGGTGTGGAGCGCCAGCGGTCTGGCCTGGGTGTTGCTGGTCGGCCTGTGGGCCGGGTTGTCCTACGGCGGCATCGTGCCGGGGATGTTCCTGCCGACGCCCGGCGCGGTGGTCGAAGCCGCCGTGCGCCTGAGCCGCGATGGCACCCTCGGCCAGCACGTCTGGGCCAGTGTCGAAGTGGTGATGGTCGGCTTCATCGTGTCGTCGCTGGTGGCGGTGCCGCTGGGGTTGTTGATGGGCAGCTTCCGCATCGTCCAGGCGTTCCTTGAGCCGATGGTCAATTTCATCCGCTACCTGCCGGTGACCTCGTTCGTGCCGCTGTTCATTCTGTGGATCGGCATCGGTCTGGAGCAGCGGGTGTCGGTGATCATTTTCGGTGTGTTCTTCCAGCAACTGGTGATGATCGCCGACGTGTCCAAAGGCATCTCCAAGGATTTGATCAACGCCTCCTACACCCTCGGCTCCAACCGGCGTGACGCGGTGCTGCATGTGATCGCCCCGGCGTCGTTGCCCGGCGTGCTCGACACCTTGCGGGTGACCATGGGCTGGGCCTGGACGTATCTGGTGGTCGCCGAACTGGTCGCCGCATCGAGTGGCCTCGGCTACTTGAGCCTCAAGGCCATGCGCGGCTTTCAGGTCGACGTGATTTTTCTCGCCATCGCGATCATCGGCCTGCTCGGCCTGGTCACCGATCAACTGTTCCGCTTCTTGCGTTTGAGGATTGCCGCATGGGCTCAGTAA
- a CDS encoding ABC transporter substrate-binding protein has translation MNKSLFTRLACPLAISALSVTAAQAGTLSIGHTTWVGYGTLYLAQDLGYFKENGLTVELPVVEEASMYMAAQASGQLSGSASTIDEVLKYRPQFCFKAVAALDDSHGGDGVLVGKNVKSLQELKGQAVAVNEGSTSQFWLSYLLKKNGMSMSDITVQNMTADDAATAFIAGRVPAAVTWEPHLSMVRDKQQGKVLIDSSSTPGVIVDVVALNCTVIEKQPEDVKALVAGLYKAVQFTKDHPQKAYEIMAKGVGGYLSDPKELAAAAQGVRFYDQAMSEKLLGKPGAPGDSEPLIKLANETASELQGKPYNVSNDDLVDNRFVSPL, from the coding sequence ATGAACAAGTCCTTGTTTACCCGTCTTGCATGTCCTCTGGCGATTTCCGCCCTTTCCGTCACCGCCGCTCAGGCTGGCACTTTGTCGATCGGCCACACCACGTGGGTCGGTTACGGCACCCTGTACCTGGCCCAGGATCTGGGCTATTTCAAGGAAAACGGCCTGACCGTCGAGTTGCCGGTGGTCGAGGAAGCGTCGATGTACATGGCCGCCCAGGCGTCCGGGCAATTGTCCGGCTCGGCGTCGACCATCGACGAAGTGCTCAAGTACCGCCCGCAATTCTGCTTCAAGGCCGTGGCCGCGCTGGATGACAGTCATGGCGGTGACGGCGTGCTGGTCGGCAAGAACGTGAAGAGCCTGCAGGAACTCAAGGGCCAGGCCGTGGCCGTCAACGAAGGGTCGACCTCGCAGTTCTGGCTCTCGTACCTGCTGAAAAAGAACGGCATGAGCATGAGTGACATCACCGTGCAGAACATGACTGCCGACGATGCTGCCACCGCGTTCATCGCCGGTCGCGTGCCGGCCGCCGTGACCTGGGAACCGCATCTGTCGATGGTGCGCGACAAGCAGCAAGGCAAAGTGCTGATCGACAGCAGCAGTACCCCCGGCGTGATCGTCGATGTGGTGGCGCTCAACTGCACGGTGATCGAGAAGCAGCCGGAGGACGTCAAGGCGTTGGTCGCCGGCCTCTACAAAGCCGTGCAGTTCACCAAGGATCATCCACAGAAAGCCTACGAAATCATGGCCAAGGGTGTCGGCGGTTACCTGTCCGATCCGAAGGAACTGGCCGCCGCCGCGCAAGGCGTGCGTTTCTACGATCAGGCCATGAGCGAGAAGCTGCTGGGCAAACCGGGCGCACCGGGTGACAGCGAGCCGCTGATCAAACTGGCCAATGAAACCGCCAGCGAACTGCAGGGCAAGCCCTACAACGTCAGCAATGACGATCTGGTGGATAACCGTTTCGTCAGCCCGCTCTAG
- a CDS encoding aspartate aminotransferase family protein — MTTSRETRDYQAADAAHHIHAFVDQKALNDEGPRVMVRGDRLHLWDNDGRRYLDGMSGLWCTNLGYGRKDLNAAASRQLEQLPYYNMFFHTTHPQVIELSELLFSLLPGHYSHAIYTNSGSEANEVLIRTVRRYWQVLGKPEKKIMIGRWNGYHGSTLAATALGGMKFMHEMGGMIPDIAHIDEPYFFAHEGNLTPAEFGLRAAQQLEAKILELGADKVAGFIAEPFQGAGGMIFPPESYWPEIQRICRKYDVLLCADEVIGGFGRTGEWFAHEYFGFEPDTLSIAKGLTSGYIPMGGLILSKKMADVLVEQGGVFAHGLTYSGHPVAAAVAIANLKALRDEGVVTRVKDDIGPYLQQCLREVFGNHPLVGDIQGTGMVAALQLAEDKATRKRFANENDIAWRCRTIGFEEGVIIRSTLGRMIMAPALIASREEIDELVGKTLKALDRTAQKYGRL; from the coding sequence ATGACCACCTCACGTGAAACCCGCGACTACCAGGCCGCCGATGCAGCGCACCACATTCATGCGTTCGTCGACCAGAAGGCCCTCAACGACGAAGGCCCACGGGTGATGGTGCGCGGTGACCGCCTGCACCTGTGGGACAACGACGGTCGGCGCTACCTCGACGGCATGTCCGGGCTGTGGTGCACCAACCTCGGTTACGGGCGAAAAGATCTGAACGCCGCGGCGAGCCGGCAGCTGGAGCAATTGCCGTACTACAACATGTTTTTCCACACCACTCACCCGCAGGTGATCGAGCTCTCCGAGCTGCTGTTCAGCCTGCTGCCGGGGCACTACAGCCACGCGATCTACACCAACTCCGGCTCCGAGGCCAACGAGGTGCTGATCCGTACCGTGCGCCGTTACTGGCAGGTGCTGGGCAAGCCCGAGAAGAAAATCATGATCGGCCGCTGGAACGGTTATCACGGTTCGACCCTGGCGGCGACAGCCCTCGGCGGCATGAAATTCATGCACGAAATGGGCGGGATGATTCCCGACATCGCGCACATCGACGAACCGTACTTCTTCGCCCACGAAGGCAATCTGACCCCTGCGGAATTCGGCCTGCGGGCGGCGCAGCAGCTGGAAGCGAAGATCCTCGAACTGGGTGCCGACAAGGTCGCCGGGTTCATCGCCGAACCGTTCCAGGGCGCGGGCGGGATGATCTTCCCGCCGGAAAGCTACTGGCCGGAAATCCAGCGCATCTGCCGCAAGTACGACGTGCTGTTGTGCGCCGATGAAGTGATCGGCGGCTTCGGTCGTACCGGCGAATGGTTCGCCCACGAATACTTCGGTTTCGAGCCGGACACCCTGTCCATTGCCAAGGGGCTGACCTCCGGTTACATCCCGATGGGTGGCCTGATCCTGTCGAAGAAAATGGCCGACGTGCTGGTGGAGCAGGGCGGTGTGTTCGCTCACGGCCTGACCTATTCCGGACACCCGGTGGCGGCGGCGGTGGCGATTGCCAACCTCAAGGCCCTGCGCGATGAAGGCGTGGTGACGCGAGTCAAGGATGACATCGGCCCGTACCTGCAACAGTGCCTGCGCGAGGTGTTCGGCAATCACCCGCTGGTGGGCGATATCCAGGGCACGGGCATGGTCGCGGCGTTGCAACTGGCCGAAGACAAGGCCACCCGCAAGCGCTTCGCCAATGAGAACGACATCGCCTGGCGCTGCCGCACGATCGGTTTTGAGGAGGGAGTGATCATTCGCTCGACCCTGGGGCGGATGATCATGGCGCCGGCGTTGATTGCCAGCCGTGAAGAGATTGACGAGCTGGTGGGCAAGACCTTGAAAGCGCTGGATCGTACGGCGCAGAAGTACGGCCGGCTCTGA
- a CDS encoding aldehyde dehydrogenase → MFELADWQRKAAELSYPYQAVIDGKLCDAQSGQTFTAINPATGQLLANVAACGEEDVDAAVRNARQVFEAGIWAGRSPTERKQVLLRLADLILANREELALLDSLNMGKPVMDAYNIDVPGAAGVFRWYAESLDKLYDQVAPSASNVLATITREALGVVAAVVPWNFPLDMAAWKLAPALAAGNSVILKPAEQSPFSALRLAELALQAGLPAGVLNVLPGLGEQTGKALGLHPDVDCLVFTGSTQVGKYFMQYSAQSNLKQVWLECGGKSANLVFADCKDLDLAAQKAAFGIFFNQGEVCSANSRLLVERSIHDEFVERLKAQAERWQPGDPLDPASAAGAVVDTRQTESILRFINQAEREGATRVCGGRQLSFNGSDNFVQPTIFTGVQSHMTLFREEVFGPVLAVIPFDDEAHALQLANDSVYGLAASLWTDDLHRAHRVARQLRAGTVSVNSVDALDVTVPFGGGKQSGFGRDLSLHSFDKYTQLKTTWFQLRS, encoded by the coding sequence GTGTTCGAGCTTGCAGACTGGCAGCGCAAGGCCGCTGAATTGAGCTATCCGTACCAGGCCGTGATCGACGGCAAGCTGTGTGACGCGCAGTCGGGGCAGACGTTTACCGCGATCAACCCGGCCACCGGCCAGCTGCTGGCAAACGTCGCTGCGTGCGGTGAAGAAGACGTCGATGCGGCGGTGCGCAATGCGCGGCAGGTGTTCGAGGCCGGCATCTGGGCCGGGCGTTCACCCACCGAGCGCAAGCAAGTGCTGCTGCGGCTGGCGGATCTGATCCTGGCTAATCGCGAAGAACTGGCACTGCTCGATTCGCTGAACATGGGCAAACCGGTGATGGACGCTTACAACATCGACGTGCCGGGCGCCGCCGGGGTGTTTCGCTGGTACGCCGAAAGCCTCGACAAACTCTACGATCAGGTCGCGCCAAGTGCGTCGAACGTGCTGGCGACCATCACCCGCGAAGCGCTGGGCGTGGTCGCCGCCGTGGTGCCGTGGAATTTCCCGTTGGACATGGCCGCGTGGAAACTCGCGCCGGCGCTGGCGGCGGGCAACTCAGTGATTCTCAAACCCGCCGAGCAATCGCCGTTCTCCGCATTGCGTCTGGCCGAGCTGGCGCTGCAAGCCGGATTGCCGGCCGGCGTGCTGAACGTGCTGCCGGGGCTTGGCGAGCAGACTGGCAAAGCCCTGGGCCTGCACCCGGATGTCGATTGTCTGGTGTTCACCGGCTCGACCCAGGTCGGCAAATATTTCATGCAGTACTCGGCGCAGTCGAACCTCAAGCAGGTGTGGCTGGAGTGCGGCGGCAAGAGCGCCAATCTGGTGTTCGCCGACTGCAAGGATCTGGATCTGGCGGCGCAGAAAGCCGCGTTCGGGATCTTCTTCAATCAGGGCGAAGTCTGTTCGGCCAACTCGCGATTGTTGGTGGAGCGCTCGATTCATGACGAGTTCGTCGAGCGACTGAAGGCTCAGGCCGAACGCTGGCAACCGGGCGATCCGCTGGACCCGGCAAGTGCGGCGGGGGCGGTTGTCGACACCCGTCAGACCGAAAGCATTCTGCGCTTCATCAACCAGGCCGAACGCGAAGGCGCGACCCGCGTCTGCGGTGGGCGGCAACTGAGCTTCAACGGCTCGGACAACTTCGTTCAGCCGACGATTTTCACCGGCGTGCAGTCGCACATGACCCTGTTTCGCGAAGAAGTGTTCGGCCCGGTGCTGGCGGTGATTCCGTTCGATGACGAGGCCCACGCCTTGCAACTGGCCAACGACAGCGTCTACGGTCTGGCGGCGTCGCTGTGGACCGATGATCTGCACCGCGCGCACCGGGTGGCGCGGCAATTGCGAGCCGGTACGGTGTCGGTCAACAGCGTCGATGCGCTGGACGTGACCGTGCCGTTTGGCGGCGGCAAGCAGTCCGGTTTCGGCCGCGATCTGTCGCTGCACTCGTTCGACAAATACACCCAGTTGAAAACCACCTGGTTTCAACTGCGCTCATGA